A genomic region of Prionailurus bengalensis isolate Pbe53 chromosome D1, Fcat_Pben_1.1_paternal_pri, whole genome shotgun sequence contains the following coding sequences:
- the ZNHIT2 gene encoding zinc finger HIT domain-containing protein 2, which yields MEPAGPCGFCPAGEAQPARYTCPRCNVPYCSLRCYRAHGTCAEDFYRDQVLGELRGRSASPSRLASALRRLREQRETEDDPEDAGLRPGPAPGGLSGLWELLAPAEKAAFERLLSRGEAGRLLPPWRPWWWGRGAGPRLLEEVGDAAGGDPVGLEPTPARAPPEPVKEAAAEPFLGDAPEACAPTVPTRIPTLASLSRGPASPLVRFQLPNVLFAYAHALALYHGGGDDALLSDFCATLLGVSGALGAQQVFASAEEALQAAARVLEAGEHPPGPLGTRGAMREAARILMGEGPANQKGYTLAALGHLARTLGQARRQAVATEERDRLYRARKKCQFLLAWTNENEVALTPLALDCARAHRAHAVAAEEVAALTGELERLWGGPLPPAPRILIEELPG from the coding sequence ATGGAGCCGGCCGGGCCGTGCGGTTTTTGCCCGGCGGGGGAGGCCCAACCAGCGCGCTACACCTGCCCTCGCTGTAATGTGCCCTACTGCTCGCTGCGCTGCTACCGGGCGCACGGCACCTGCGCCGAAGACTTCTACCGGGACCAGGTGCTGGGGGAGCTCCGCGGCCGCAGCGCCTCGCCCAGCCGCCTGGCCAGCGCCCTGCGGCGTCTGCGTGAGCAACGCGAGACCGAGGACGACCCGGAGGACGCAGGCCTGAGGCCTGGCCCGGCGCCCGGCGGCCTCTCGGGGCTCTGGGAGCTCCTGGCCCCGGCCGAGAAGGCGGCCTTCGAGCGGCTGCTGAGCCGGGGCGAGGCCGGGCGGCTGCTGCCCCCGTGGCGGCCGTGGTGGTGGGGACGCGGGGCCGGGCCGCggctcctggaggaggtgggcgATGCCGCGGGCGGTGACCCCGTGGGGCTGGAGCCCACCCCCGCGAGGGCGCCACCGGAACCCGTGAAGGAGGCCGCCGCCGAGCCATTTCTCGGAGACGCCCCCGAGGCCTGCGCGCCCACCGTGCCCACCCGGATCCCCACGCTGGCCAGCCTGAGCCGTGGCCCGGCCTCGCCGCTCGTGCGCTTCCAGCTGCCCAACGTGCTGTTCGCCTACGCACACGCTCTTGCCTTGTATCACGGCGGCGGCGACGACGCCCTGCTCTCCGACTTCTGTGCCACGCTGCTCGGCGTTTCCGGCGCCCTGGGTGCGCAGCAGGTCTTCGCCTCGGCCGAGGAAGCCCTGCAGGCCGCAGCCCGGGTGCTCGAAGCCGGCGAGCATCCTCCTGGGCCCCTGGGCACACGGGGCGCCATGCGCGAGGCCGCCCGCATCCTGATGGGCGAGGGCCCGGCCAACCAGAAAGGCTACACGCTGGcggcactggggcacctggcgcGGACCCTGGGCCAGGCCCGGAGGCAAGCTGTGGCTACCGAAGAGCGAGATCGCCTCTATCGGGCGCGGAAGAAGTGCCAGTTCCTGCTGGCTTGGACCAATGAAAATGAGGTGGCCCTCACGCCCCTGGCTCTAGACTGTGCCAGGGCCCACCGAGCCCACGCTGTGGCCGCCGAGGAGGTGGCAGCCCTCACTGGGGAGTTGGAGCGGCTTTGGGGAGGCCCCCTGCCACCTGCTCCAAGAATTCTCATTGAGGAACTCCCTGGCTGA